A stretch of Deinococcus gobiensis I-0 DNA encodes these proteins:
- a CDS encoding type IV secretory system conjugative DNA transfer family protein, whose protein sequence is MTQSKASMPTRPQAAPLNPVTITFLLALIIALSVLLVQFMDVGEQLSRLILKYTGLGRANSLTADEWAAVLMACGNDVKCSPWLTARLSAGMAGYWWILVLPVIAPIIAAKVFPKPKVVEAKDPGLASWERKEKMTRFLRGNDTPDDRFTGFMGYLKEGTAGNGFDTKDLPPLFIPREDWCQNTLVWGGIRSGKTTSFFQPNIFLAAHLNMTCIVFDIKWPQKDSGFFETIGYWHARKRRVVLLSPFEEYGARVNFLAGVNSFSDALEAADAVFPPPEFMEERGKHYNDKKRFMIAALIWMLRTLEGDKATMRDVLRLALMDDDRLMEWVEQATDLEAKAILLNYKAAGDGNFAETKNGIVSALKVFFNENVVRATSGMPGETTDLDECYRTSTLVVVGINQKNQMDGSGEVLFRLYKRMLDAASMRVVVEQGGKLRMHAAYWLDELPSIGRINYLMRSLGTLRSYNISHHLGIQNDAQGQLVYGDTYWKAISTNVVARVVMFPRGINGDDARKVSETIGMTTAVETTIGGSRTINPFEHEGSHSASSKLVERYLLSFEEFSDFSLGEAVVRMNGQQPIRTQLVPMGMKTVRGTGIKKEPANMLYELYADTVSRCPGGLIAYTNRIIEEGLLVGSSPVRTLQPRRQIAPQGAGVPQGQKLPQPAPLSVKSNAAAPSEASTPIVVMDRSSEINLPVSEVVTWLHACMAELLEIYVLDFEEGVVQVSVRVNKQEATALNGEQTLRRLFIGNLIEWSRTHQDAKLLTSVLEALDPAMLQTLRDYYEARKVYYWFRENAAFIEGTEARLTYLAACQAKGEEPREACAILEADQTLLSPKLTTREIFRSGGAVDFPTRRIESRNYDLIPMMSWAATAEAIRQGKIKEDKEKAPTGLSRRERTRQSGDQVSHIVRQASDAEGATG, encoded by the coding sequence ATGACGCAAAGCAAAGCCAGCATGCCCACCCGGCCCCAGGCGGCTCCCCTCAACCCGGTGACGATCACCTTCCTCTTGGCCCTGATCATTGCCCTGTCCGTCCTCCTGGTGCAGTTCATGGACGTGGGCGAGCAACTCTCCAGGCTGATCCTGAAGTACACGGGGCTGGGCCGGGCGAACAGCCTGACGGCCGACGAGTGGGCCGCTGTACTCATGGCCTGTGGGAATGACGTGAAGTGCTCACCCTGGCTGACGGCCCGCCTGAGTGCGGGCATGGCCGGGTACTGGTGGATTCTGGTGCTGCCGGTGATCGCCCCCATCATCGCGGCGAAGGTGTTTCCCAAGCCGAAGGTCGTCGAGGCCAAGGACCCTGGCCTGGCAAGCTGGGAGCGCAAGGAAAAGATGACGCGCTTCCTGCGAGGGAACGACACGCCCGATGACCGCTTCACGGGGTTCATGGGGTACCTGAAGGAGGGCACTGCGGGCAACGGCTTCGATACGAAAGACCTCCCACCGCTCTTCATTCCCCGGGAGGACTGGTGCCAGAACACCCTGGTCTGGGGCGGCATCCGCAGTGGCAAGACGACGTCCTTCTTTCAGCCCAACATCTTCCTCGCGGCTCACCTGAACATGACGTGCATCGTGTTCGACATCAAATGGCCGCAGAAGGATTCGGGCTTCTTCGAGACCATCGGGTACTGGCACGCGCGTAAGCGGCGGGTCGTACTCCTCAGTCCATTTGAAGAGTACGGCGCACGGGTGAACTTCCTGGCCGGCGTGAACAGTTTCAGTGATGCCCTGGAAGCCGCCGACGCCGTGTTCCCTCCCCCCGAATTTATGGAGGAGCGAGGGAAGCACTACAACGACAAGAAGCGGTTCATGATCGCGGCCCTGATCTGGATGCTCCGCACACTGGAGGGCGACAAGGCCACCATGCGCGATGTCCTGAGGCTGGCGCTGATGGATGATGATCGGCTGATGGAGTGGGTGGAGCAGGCCACTGACCTGGAGGCAAAAGCCATTCTCCTGAACTACAAGGCGGCTGGCGACGGCAACTTTGCGGAGACGAAGAACGGCATCGTCAGTGCCCTGAAAGTCTTCTTCAACGAGAACGTCGTTCGGGCGACGAGTGGGATGCCGGGCGAGACGACTGACCTCGACGAGTGCTACCGCACGAGCACCCTCGTCGTTGTGGGGATCAACCAGAAGAACCAGATGGACGGCTCCGGAGAGGTCCTCTTCCGGTTGTACAAGCGGATGCTCGACGCCGCCTCCATGCGGGTCGTAGTCGAGCAGGGCGGCAAGCTCCGGATGCACGCGGCCTACTGGCTCGACGAGCTGCCGTCTATCGGTCGGATCAACTACCTGATGCGGTCACTGGGCACCCTGCGGTCGTACAACATCAGCCACCACCTGGGCATCCAGAACGATGCGCAGGGCCAACTGGTCTACGGGGATACATACTGGAAGGCCATCAGTACGAACGTCGTGGCGAGAGTCGTCATGTTCCCCCGCGGGATCAACGGTGACGATGCCCGGAAGGTGTCCGAGACCATCGGCATGACCACGGCCGTCGAGACGACCATCGGGGGCAGCCGGACCATCAACCCGTTCGAGCACGAGGGCAGCCACTCCGCGAGTAGCAAGCTGGTGGAGCGCTACCTGCTGTCGTTCGAGGAGTTCAGTGACTTCAGTCTGGGCGAGGCCGTCGTGCGCATGAACGGACAGCAGCCCATCCGGACGCAGCTGGTCCCGATGGGTATGAAGACTGTCAGGGGCACCGGGATCAAGAAGGAGCCCGCCAACATGTTGTACGAGCTCTACGCGGATACGGTGTCGCGTTGTCCCGGGGGTCTCATCGCGTATACGAACAGGATTATTGAGGAAGGCCTCCTGGTGGGGAGCAGTCCCGTACGGACGCTGCAGCCGCGCCGTCAGATCGCACCTCAAGGTGCTGGTGTCCCACAGGGGCAAAAGCTACCGCAGCCTGCCCCACTGAGCGTCAAGAGCAATGCGGCCGCACCGAGTGAGGCGTCCACCCCCATCGTCGTGATGGACCGCAGTTCGGAGATCAATCTTCCCGTGTCCGAAGTGGTGACGTGGTTACACGCCTGCATGGCGGAGCTTCTCGAAATTTACGTGCTGGATTTTGAGGAGGGCGTCGTACAGGTCAGCGTCCGGGTGAACAAGCAGGAGGCCACCGCCCTCAATGGGGAGCAGACGCTGCGCCGACTGTTCATCGGGAACCTGATCGAGTGGAGCCGGACCCATCAGGATGCCAAACTGCTCACCTCTGTTCTTGAGGCCCTGGACCCAGCAATGTTGCAGACGTTGAGGGACTACTACGAGGCGCGGAAGGTCTACTACTGGTTCCGGGAGAACGCAGCCTTCATCGAGGGGACGGAAGCGCGCCTCACCTATCTGGCTGCCTGCCAGGCCAAGGGGGAAGAACCTCGGGAGGCCTGCGCGATTCTGGAGGCGGATCAGACCTTGCTGTCCCCCAAGTTGACCACTCGGGAAATCTTCAGGTCAGGCGGTGCGGTGGACTTCCCGACTCGCCGGATCGAGTCCAGAAACTACGACCTGATTCCGATGATGTCCTGGGCGGCCACCGCGGAAGCCATTCGGCAGGGGAAGATCAAAGAGGACAAGGAGAAAGCGCCGACTGGCCTCAGCCGCCGGGAGCGCACACGGCAGAGCGGGGACCAGGTCAGTCATATCGTGAGACAGGCAAGTGATGCCGAGGGGGCCACCGGGTAA
- the ssb gene encoding single-stranded DNA-binding protein — MNHVFLIGALARDPELRYTPSGTAVFEATVAGEDHIVGNDGRERKLPWYHRVSILGKPAEWQAERNLKGGDAVMVEGNLEYSQWEAPEGGKRSMVRVKAMRMEQLGYTPELVQDAGGGVRMSGGMNEVVLVGNVTRDPELRYTPAGDAVLALGLAVNETWNDRQGQKQEKTHWIDVTLWRDLAERMKELKKGDPVLVQGRLVNEAWTDRDGNKRNTTKLEGARVEPLARGTGTAAPARQSREPVAAGAPASRGHTAAPPSVARPAPPRSGGLDIDQGLDNFPPEEEDLPF; from the coding sequence ATGAACCACGTTTTCCTGATCGGCGCTCTCGCTCGCGACCCCGAACTCCGCTACACCCCCAGCGGCACGGCGGTTTTCGAAGCCACGGTCGCCGGAGAAGACCACATCGTCGGTAACGACGGACGCGAGCGCAAGCTTCCCTGGTACCACCGGGTCAGCATTCTCGGGAAGCCCGCCGAATGGCAGGCCGAACGCAACCTGAAGGGCGGCGACGCTGTGATGGTGGAAGGCAACCTGGAATACAGCCAGTGGGAAGCGCCCGAAGGCGGTAAACGCAGCATGGTGCGGGTCAAGGCCATGCGCATGGAGCAGCTCGGCTACACGCCCGAACTCGTGCAGGATGCGGGTGGCGGTGTGCGCATGAGCGGCGGCATGAACGAAGTGGTGCTCGTCGGGAACGTCACGCGCGATCCCGAACTCCGCTACACCCCTGCCGGCGACGCGGTCCTCGCTCTCGGCCTCGCCGTGAACGAGACGTGGAACGACCGTCAGGGCCAGAAGCAGGAGAAGACCCACTGGATCGACGTCACTCTGTGGCGCGACCTCGCTGAGCGCATGAAGGAACTGAAGAAGGGCGACCCCGTCCTTGTTCAGGGCCGACTCGTCAACGAGGCGTGGACGGACCGTGACGGCAACAAGCGGAACACCACCAAGCTCGAAGGGGCTCGTGTGGAACCGCTCGCTCGTGGCACTGGTACGGCCGCCCCCGCTCGCCAGAGTCGTGAACCCGTCGCTGCTGGTGCCCCCGCCTCGCGTGGTCACACGGCTGCGCCCCCTTCCGTCGCTCGCCCCGCCCCGCCTCGTTCGGGAGGGCTCGACATCGATCAGGGCCTGGACAACTTCCCGCCCGAGGAAGAAGACCTGCCCTTTTGA
- a CDS encoding VirB4 family type IV secretion system protein: MPYHDVVAATRVADAMGNLTEKLTYQGLKDGVAFSLDNKLSFGLTVQLVSAASATLDRRIGTRDRLMRAVQGSLPVGAVVRFYLENRPSTPTDLAQHGPVRKDGSILEQLLVGNFNVLERMRQKGYVSTAEAYLTVTLPVPGRPKKTPYRPEQIAPLIEKAHMIQQRLARQLSVNGMTAQVMTTEQVWGRIMDYHNPSMASTPKPVYQAQFDAADLGGVRVLRKFKNNPKVTKPYVASMRAQVACSDVDLDYDSCFMLGLNRVGVVSFLKPTRNSAIGCTDQILQALGGTHSTLMIEYLVVDVPKVRAEINESLDKQTTAADDPSMKAGREVYSRIATGTALMQELESGQVLTEMSMHAMIYARTQDELDERRERTLAAFSAVGGCMPRVASSGQAIILFLQNAPFSGQRSSYQTGAYYQNAVDCIPQVGPWSGNAKGVLPFRTRSGNVFSITPRALRNAGVVVMAKAGSGKSVLINMLSSGLVHNHDASLTVVDPKRDYLPLFMALGALHSVITVAPNARLPNGKRVCINPFDLPLGETTAGAEKVAYLLELMRALRINDGSGRRISILIEAITVFYRKFSAPQMVNGEEVLVYTGGGTLTGFVDVLRFLNTVGDQSVQSHPLLKQEVSNMANDLRAYTGTTPLGTILDGLTTVDLDSRYLYLDISGMMQYDAMKAIGALLTNELVLQRALRLKGVKVVVQEEGGVARELPELVNITNRLFKTGRSLGIIPILSVQNIEDAQAYAGVINNADTRILLESNPSERAEVARIFELNDAMRALHASLGGEPGRFQEALILQNTSSGGGLNGDVGQLWLSPEAYWMTTSKKEEADLRAQVAEAYFRGDQAAAALYIAQGGDLNATPQHPSFAHSA; this comes from the coding sequence ATGCCGTACCACGATGTCGTCGCGGCCACCCGGGTCGCGGACGCGATGGGCAACCTCACCGAGAAGCTCACCTACCAGGGGCTCAAGGATGGGGTGGCCTTTTCTTTGGACAACAAGCTCTCCTTCGGCCTGACCGTGCAGCTCGTCTCCGCGGCCAGCGCGACCCTGGACCGTCGGATCGGCACGCGCGACCGGCTGATGCGCGCTGTGCAGGGGTCCCTCCCCGTGGGGGCTGTCGTACGGTTTTACTTGGAGAACCGCCCTTCTACCCCCACAGATCTCGCTCAGCACGGGCCCGTCCGCAAGGATGGGTCCATTCTGGAGCAACTGCTCGTGGGCAATTTCAACGTGCTCGAGCGGATGCGGCAGAAGGGATACGTCAGTACGGCAGAGGCCTACTTGACGGTCACCCTGCCTGTCCCCGGCCGGCCGAAGAAGACCCCGTACCGGCCGGAGCAGATCGCGCCCCTGATCGAGAAGGCCCACATGATTCAGCAGCGTCTTGCCCGGCAGCTCAGTGTCAACGGCATGACCGCCCAGGTCATGACGACGGAGCAGGTCTGGGGCCGCATCATGGACTACCACAACCCCAGCATGGCGAGTACGCCCAAACCCGTATACCAAGCCCAGTTCGATGCGGCAGACCTCGGGGGCGTCCGGGTCCTGCGCAAGTTCAAGAACAACCCGAAAGTCACCAAACCGTACGTCGCGAGTATGCGCGCGCAGGTGGCCTGTAGCGACGTGGACCTGGATTACGATTCCTGTTTCATGTTAGGCCTGAACCGGGTCGGTGTGGTCAGCTTCCTCAAGCCCACCCGGAATTCTGCCATCGGCTGCACGGACCAGATCCTCCAGGCGCTGGGCGGGACGCACAGCACCCTCATGATCGAGTACCTCGTGGTCGACGTGCCTAAAGTCCGTGCGGAGATCAACGAGTCGCTGGACAAGCAGACGACGGCCGCCGACGACCCGAGCATGAAGGCTGGACGGGAGGTCTACAGCCGGATCGCCACCGGCACGGCCCTGATGCAGGAACTCGAAAGCGGGCAGGTCCTGACCGAGATGAGCATGCACGCGATGATCTACGCGCGCACGCAAGACGAGCTCGACGAGCGCCGGGAGCGGACGCTGGCCGCGTTCAGTGCCGTGGGCGGCTGTATGCCCCGGGTCGCCAGTAGCGGGCAGGCCATCATCCTGTTCCTCCAGAACGCGCCCTTTTCTGGACAGCGCAGTAGCTACCAGACCGGTGCCTACTACCAGAACGCCGTGGACTGCATTCCCCAGGTCGGCCCCTGGTCGGGGAACGCGAAGGGGGTGCTCCCTTTCCGGACGCGCTCCGGGAACGTCTTCAGCATCACGCCGCGCGCCCTCCGGAATGCAGGGGTCGTCGTCATGGCGAAGGCCGGGAGCGGGAAAAGCGTCCTGATCAACATGCTGTCCTCTGGCCTGGTTCATAACCACGACGCGAGCTTGACGGTCGTTGATCCCAAGCGGGATTACCTGCCCCTGTTCATGGCCCTGGGCGCGCTGCACTCTGTCATTACCGTGGCTCCCAATGCCCGCTTGCCGAATGGCAAGCGCGTCTGCATCAATCCCTTCGATCTTCCCCTCGGGGAAACGACTGCCGGTGCGGAGAAAGTGGCGTATCTGCTGGAGCTGATGCGGGCGCTTCGGATCAATGACGGGTCTGGGCGCCGAATCAGCATCCTGATCGAAGCCATCACCGTCTTCTACCGGAAGTTCTCTGCCCCACAGATGGTCAACGGCGAAGAGGTCCTCGTGTATACCGGGGGCGGAACGCTCACCGGTTTCGTCGACGTCCTGCGCTTCCTGAATACCGTGGGGGACCAAAGTGTCCAGAGCCATCCGCTGCTCAAGCAGGAAGTCAGCAACATGGCGAACGATCTCCGGGCGTACACCGGCACGACCCCTCTGGGCACGATCCTCGACGGACTGACGACGGTGGATCTCGACTCACGGTACCTCTACCTCGATATCAGCGGCATGATGCAGTACGACGCGATGAAAGCCATCGGCGCGCTGCTGACGAACGAACTGGTGCTGCAGCGGGCCCTCCGACTGAAGGGCGTCAAGGTCGTGGTGCAGGAAGAAGGAGGCGTGGCCCGGGAACTCCCCGAGCTGGTGAACATCACCAACCGTCTGTTCAAAACCGGCCGGAGCCTGGGCATCATCCCCATTCTCAGCGTCCAGAACATCGAAGACGCGCAGGCTTATGCCGGCGTCATCAACAACGCGGACACCCGCATCCTGCTGGAAAGCAATCCCAGCGAGCGCGCGGAAGTCGCCCGCATCTTCGAACTGAACGACGCCATGCGCGCGCTGCACGCCAGTCTCGGGGGTGAGCCAGGGCGCTTCCAGGAAGCCCTGATCCTCCAGAACACCAGCTCGGGCGGTGGGCTGAACGGGGATGTCGGACAGCTCTGGCTCTCCCCTGAAGCGTATTGGATGACCACCAGCAAGAAGGAGGAGGCCGATCTGCGCGCGCAGGTGGCCGAGGCCTATTTCAGGGGCGACCAGGCGGCCGCCGCCCTGTATATCGCTCAAGGAGGCGACCTGAATGCCACGCCACAGCACCCGTCCTTCGCCCATTCGGCGTAA
- a CDS encoding DUF4326 domain-containing protein, producing the protein MEIIVTHIRRPVPEGYTQIYVGRAMPGQGGSPLGNPLPVIGARWTDEATRWTAFLEQSRNPATRAAAKQAARARGYVQGDAAALYREVLRHQCVTDTPQFREVMRLAQRVAAGEALALACWCAPAKACHAEVIRKAILGFARRLSERAAG; encoded by the coding sequence ATGGAGATCATCGTCACCCACATCCGCCGCCCCGTGCCCGAGGGCTACACCCAGATCTACGTGGGCCGCGCCATGCCCGGACAAGGGGGCAGTCCGCTGGGGAATCCTCTACCCGTCATCGGTGCTCGCTGGACAGACGAGGCGACCCGGTGGACGGCCTTCTTAGAGCAGAGTCGGAATCCGGCAACGCGGGCGGCGGCCAAGCAGGCGGCGCGTGCGCGTGGGTACGTGCAGGGAGACGCGGCCGCGCTCTACCGGGAGGTGTTGCGCCACCAGTGTGTCACCGATACTCCACAGTTCCGGGAGGTGATGAGGCTCGCCCAGCGAGTGGCGGCCGGGGAAGCACTGGCCCTGGCTTGCTGGTGTGCGCCGGCGAAGGCCTGCCACGCCGAGGTCATCCGCAAGGCCATCCTCGGGTTCGCGCGCCGCCTCTCCGAACGCGCAGCCGGGTAG
- a CDS encoding ATPase AAA, whose protein sequence is MPPIVSELSGVAQVTRHLKLPPQPIFDLSTDAEFEALLEKLPMSVQPLVRDRIRDVEEIRIQAFSPIEVLYRHAHIFYPFEPTMEDMKVLDSLGAWRDDGRLGMEGTLHRFGRMDTAQQTSLVTVRVAKAFVGLAEPLRPWLEKAQDGVIIIGLPGAGKTALLRDVNRILGERLAGRLFVCDSSNEILGDGIQPHSITDWLSRVPIGDPKLQLSKLNMVVKNFQPRWMVVDEVSSPDDARAIGYARSRGVRVVMTWHAGSLASAYQESEERTLWSLIKRNEEGITGPCVAQLGILVRGRGEYVVFENLTEAFASVAAGNLPLGVQVSVAQDTPWENREQALSG, encoded by the coding sequence GTGCCCCCCATCGTCAGCGAGCTTTCGGGTGTCGCCCAGGTGACGCGGCACCTGAAGTTGCCTCCGCAACCCATCTTCGACCTGAGTACGGACGCGGAGTTCGAGGCCCTCCTGGAGAAGCTGCCGATGAGCGTGCAGCCCCTGGTCCGTGACCGCATCCGCGACGTCGAGGAGATTCGCATTCAAGCGTTCAGCCCCATCGAGGTCCTCTACCGGCACGCGCACATCTTCTACCCCTTCGAGCCCACCATGGAGGACATGAAGGTGCTGGACTCGCTAGGGGCCTGGCGAGATGACGGACGCCTGGGCATGGAAGGTACGTTGCACCGCTTCGGCCGGATGGACACCGCCCAGCAGACGAGCCTGGTGACGGTCCGAGTGGCGAAGGCCTTCGTGGGTCTCGCCGAGCCGCTGCGGCCCTGGCTGGAGAAAGCTCAGGACGGCGTGATCATCATCGGCCTACCCGGTGCGGGCAAGACGGCTCTCCTGCGAGATGTGAACCGCATCCTCGGTGAGCGCCTGGCCGGTCGGCTGTTCGTTTGCGACTCGTCGAACGAGATCCTGGGGGACGGCATCCAACCGCACTCGATCACCGACTGGCTCTCCCGCGTGCCCATCGGTGACCCGAAACTCCAGCTCTCCAAGCTGAACATGGTGGTGAAAAACTTCCAGCCGCGGTGGATGGTGGTGGATGAGGTCAGCAGCCCCGATGACGCACGGGCCATCGGGTACGCGAGGTCACGTGGGGTCCGGGTCGTGATGACGTGGCACGCCGGGAGTCTGGCGAGCGCATACCAGGAGTCCGAGGAGCGGACCCTATGGTCGCTCATCAAGCGCAATGAGGAGGGCATCACGGGACCATGCGTGGCGCAGTTGGGCATCCTGGTCCGAGGCCGGGGAGAGTACGTGGTCTTCGAGAACTTGACGGAGGCCTTCGCCAGTGTCGCCGCCGGGAACCTGCCGTTGGGTGTTCAGGTGAGCGTCGCACAGGACACACCGTGGGAGAACCGCGAGCAGGCCTTGAGCGGCTGA
- a CDS encoding transcription elongation factor, whose product MHTFYVTAVLRQPTLDLHPTTLRGLNGLKRALRQTLPFFRICTSQILRNGQVFLAVLARRQPPRKGLAQWVKAQLDAQDDTFVASCAAKQRADTEKKTQRRKQGFQKTAPLAGVVIGKDKHPKLYKAFFDMVKAEALKLRQQALIRTGLTIAGVKSSDPIRLLSEDLIDPYTVLTHEGNDIDFRAEDALRRLARAPMELARVYQAEEVKSKHEEAQERAALFAHEDYSLLSDELRQQVMDEEGLFIPWDASLKNVQALAESITDPHLQSRVMQVLEQGNEVDDRERIYLKDGAPAFKCRKLSPSGPYKPYTPTVDVPRESHLAEIELSDSPFAGESFHPDQPSASTTITTASTYRMISQGTYDSLLARRARLQQEADRIADLMGNALEDGDLRESAAYDEARGLMFANQRDLRELEDELSQVQVGDVAETLIGSTFVLNLAGQERQVRLTDGQPTIGEVSTQSPLGQALLTAQPGQQIEVQQHVKTSVPTSFPELTPAGLLHRKREVPKGLNSPLCPDTVQDYTLTRKPGKREQISLKTVFVEVLSMFSVRPGLA is encoded by the coding sequence ATGCATACGTTCTATGTGACTGCTGTTCTCCGTCAACCGACCCTCGACCTTCACCCGACCACCCTCCGGGGCCTGAACGGGCTGAAGCGGGCGCTGCGCCAGACCCTCCCCTTCTTCCGGATCTGCACGTCGCAGATCCTCCGGAATGGTCAGGTGTTTCTCGCCGTCCTGGCTCGCCGTCAACCGCCCCGCAAGGGTCTGGCGCAGTGGGTCAAGGCGCAACTGGATGCCCAGGACGACACCTTTGTCGCCTCGTGTGCCGCCAAGCAGAGGGCAGACACGGAGAAGAAAACCCAGCGACGGAAGCAGGGCTTTCAGAAAACCGCGCCTCTCGCAGGTGTGGTGATCGGAAAGGACAAGCACCCGAAGCTCTATAAGGCCTTCTTCGACATGGTGAAGGCTGAAGCGCTCAAGCTCAGGCAGCAGGCGCTCATCCGAACGGGTCTGACCATCGCCGGTGTCAAGAGCAGCGACCCCATTCGGCTGCTCTCCGAGGATCTGATCGACCCGTATACCGTGTTGACCCACGAGGGGAACGACATCGACTTCCGGGCTGAAGACGCTCTTCGTCGTCTGGCGCGTGCACCCATGGAATTGGCGCGCGTGTACCAGGCGGAAGAGGTCAAGTCAAAGCATGAGGAAGCCCAGGAGCGCGCCGCCCTGTTCGCGCACGAGGATTACTCCCTGCTCAGCGATGAGTTGCGCCAGCAGGTGATGGACGAAGAAGGCCTGTTCATTCCATGGGACGCGTCCCTGAAGAATGTGCAGGCACTCGCCGAGAGCATCACGGACCCGCACCTCCAGAGCCGCGTCATGCAGGTCCTGGAACAAGGGAACGAGGTGGACGACCGGGAACGGATCTACCTGAAAGATGGTGCGCCGGCCTTCAAATGCCGCAAATTGAGTCCTTCTGGACCCTATAAGCCGTACACCCCGACCGTCGATGTTCCCCGGGAATCTCATCTCGCGGAGATCGAACTGAGTGATTCTCCCTTCGCTGGCGAATCCTTCCATCCTGATCAGCCGAGCGCGTCCACGACGATTACGACCGCGAGCACGTACCGGATGATCTCGCAGGGGACGTACGACAGCCTCCTGGCACGTCGCGCGCGCCTCCAGCAGGAAGCCGACCGCATCGCCGACCTCATGGGCAACGCTCTGGAGGACGGTGACTTGCGCGAGAGTGCCGCCTATGACGAAGCACGCGGCCTGATGTTTGCCAACCAGCGCGATCTACGCGAACTGGAAGACGAACTCAGTCAGGTGCAGGTCGGCGACGTGGCGGAAACCCTGATCGGTTCCACCTTTGTCCTGAACCTCGCGGGTCAGGAACGACAGGTCAGACTCACGGATGGTCAACCGACCATCGGCGAAGTCAGCACCCAATCCCCGCTCGGGCAAGCGCTTCTCACTGCGCAGCCTGGCCAGCAGATTGAGGTCCAGCAGCACGTCAAGACGTCGGTGCCGACCTCCTTTCCCGAACTCACGCCCGCTGGCCTCCTCCACCGGAAGCGCGAAGTTCCCAAGGGCCTGAACAGCCCTCTGTGCCCTGATACGGTGCAGGACTACACGCTCACCCGCAAACCCGGAAAGCGTGAGCAGATTTCGCTGAAGACCGTCTTCGTCGAAGTCTTGTCCATGTTCTCCGTTCGTCCTGGCCTCGCCTGA